The Pedobacter cryoconitis genome has a window encoding:
- a CDS encoding polysaccharide biosynthesis protein gives MFSQINIVPRWIIFTLDLTICFISLTLAYLIKRNFDLSTLDYVEFSRNVLVTTVISTLVFLKVKTFSGIIRYTSAQDTFRILYAVIVINSTFFLVNMAFVATGNNAIIPNSILIINGLSSFLLLITYRVLIKYFFIYIKNLKLDKIRVMIYGAGEAGVATKRTFDHDPHVNKNIIAFVDDDQRKMGKTIDGIKILDAKDLVNLIVEHQLDEIIFASYTIPKERKNQIIDVCLENGIKVLNIPPPNVWTDGKLQPTQIKKLNIEDLLDRKSIHIDIEGIGHQLKNKRILITGAAGSIGSEIVRQLTKFEVGLIILCDQSETALHELYLELTETAKNQNFHAFIGDVRDEKRMEHLFSTFKPHYVYHAGAYKHVPLMEDNPCEAIKTNVLGTKTIADKAVKYGVQKFVMISTDKAVNPTNVMGASKRIAEIYVQSLNNSLHHKDHIFSNGLSYINELDIKPITKFITTRFGNVLGSNGSVIPRFKQQIEKGGPVTVTHPEITRYFMTIPEACRLVLEAGCMGDGGEIFIFDMGKSVKIVDLAKKMIQLAGLVPNQDIQIEYSGLRPGEKLFEELLNDNENTMPTHHEKIMIGKVREYAFDEIQLQIYALIEHAKRCDDLQVVTLMKDLVKEYKSKNSIFEDLDVKS, from the coding sequence TTGTTCAGTCAGATAAACATAGTACCCAGATGGATAATATTTACGCTTGATTTAACGATATGTTTTATATCGCTAACATTGGCATACCTAATCAAAAGAAATTTTGATCTTTCTACATTAGATTATGTAGAATTTAGCAGGAATGTATTGGTGACTACTGTAATCAGTACGTTGGTTTTTTTAAAGGTTAAGACTTTTTCTGGAATCATCAGATATACAAGTGCGCAAGATACTTTTCGGATTCTATATGCAGTAATTGTTATTAACAGTACTTTTTTTCTGGTTAATATGGCTTTTGTTGCTACCGGTAATAATGCTATTATTCCTAATAGTATATTAATCATCAACGGTCTGTCAAGCTTTCTTTTATTAATTACTTACCGTGTTCTGATTAAATATTTCTTTATTTATATCAAAAACTTAAAGCTCGACAAGATCAGGGTTATGATTTATGGGGCTGGTGAAGCAGGCGTCGCTACTAAAAGAACCTTTGACCATGATCCTCATGTCAATAAAAATATCATTGCCTTTGTAGATGACGATCAGCGGAAGATGGGTAAAACGATTGACGGGATAAAAATTCTTGATGCTAAAGATCTCGTGAACCTGATTGTTGAGCATCAGCTTGATGAAATTATTTTTGCATCGTACACTATTCCTAAAGAGAGAAAGAATCAAATTATCGATGTTTGCCTGGAAAACGGGATTAAAGTATTAAACATTCCGCCTCCTAATGTATGGACGGACGGGAAGTTACAGCCTACTCAAATCAAAAAACTTAATATCGAAGATCTGTTGGACAGGAAATCTATTCATATCGATATTGAGGGAATCGGGCATCAGCTTAAGAATAAACGTATTCTGATTACTGGCGCTGCCGGATCAATCGGAAGTGAAATCGTTCGTCAGCTGACGAAATTTGAAGTAGGGTTGATTATTTTATGTGATCAGTCTGAAACGGCACTTCACGAGTTGTACCTGGAACTAACTGAAACAGCAAAAAACCAGAATTTCCATGCTTTTATTGGTGACGTACGTGATGAAAAACGGATGGAACATCTATTCAGTACTTTTAAGCCTCACTACGTCTATCACGCCGGTGCATACAAACATGTACCACTAATGGAAGATAATCCTTGTGAAGCGATTAAAACCAACGTACTGGGCACAAAAACTATTGCTGACAAGGCAGTAAAGTACGGCGTTCAGAAATTCGTAATGATTTCTACAGATAAAGCAGTGAACCCTACAAACGTAATGGGAGCATCTAAAAGGATTGCCGAAATCTATGTACAATCGCTGAATAATTCCCTGCACCATAAAGATCATATTTTCAGTAACGGGTTAAGTTATATCAATGAACTTGATATTAAACCGATCACTAAATTTATTACTACCCGTTTTGGAAATGTTTTAGGCTCGAATGGGTCAGTGATCCCAAGGTTTAAACAGCAAATTGAAAAAGGAGGGCCTGTTACGGTTACCCATCCGGAGATTACCCGTTATTTTATGACGATTCCTGAAGCGTGCCGTTTGGTACTGGAGGCTGGTTGTATGGGAGATGGCGGGGAGATCTTTATCTTTGATATGGGGAAATCTGTAAAGATTGTTGACCTGGCTAAAAAGATGATTCAACTGGCAGGGCTTGTACCTAATCAGGATATTCAGATTGAATACTCTGGATTGAGACCGGGAGAGAAACTATTTGAAGAGTTATTGAATGATAATGAGAATACGATGCCTACGCATCATGAAAAGATCATGATTGGTAAAGTAAGAGAATATGCATTCGATGAAATTCAGCTTCAGATCTATGCTTTGATAGAACACGCTAAAAGATGTGATGACCTGCAAGTAGTTACCCTGATGAAAGACCTGGTTAAAGAATATAAGAGCAAAAACTCAATCTTCGAGGATCTGGACGTAAAATCTTAA
- a CDS encoding NDP-sugar synthase has translation MDTTKPSLVILAAGMASRYGGNKQTESFGPSGETIMEYSIYDAIKAGFGKVIFIIREEFSAAFKEVIEPKLSDKIATDYVYQSLESFSGGRNIPVDRTKPFGTSHALLCCKEVLDGPFAVINADDFYGFDAFKQAYNFLTTAIAVNKYACIGYELKNTLSDNGSVTRGEINVNAAQEIVSITERKEIYKEDGKAFTKTGDSVQELPLDTKVSMNFFCFTPDFVNWSEQEYYKFLDNNTTDLKAEFLIPEVADLLIKSGEGVVKMIPTQAKWFGVTFKEDAPVVKAALQKLADEGVYPANLWG, from the coding sequence ATGGATACAACAAAACCTTCTCTTGTTATTCTTGCTGCTGGTATGGCTAGCAGATATGGCGGTAATAAGCAAACTGAATCTTTTGGCCCTTCGGGAGAAACTATAATGGAATATTCCATTTATGATGCTATAAAAGCTGGATTTGGAAAGGTCATCTTTATTATAAGAGAGGAATTCTCAGCTGCATTTAAAGAAGTTATTGAGCCTAAATTGAGTGATAAGATTGCTACAGATTATGTATATCAATCACTGGAAAGCTTTAGTGGTGGTAGAAATATCCCTGTAGACAGGACAAAACCTTTTGGAACTTCACATGCGTTATTGTGCTGTAAAGAGGTATTGGATGGCCCGTTTGCAGTAATTAATGCGGATGATTTTTATGGTTTTGATGCTTTTAAGCAAGCTTATAACTTTTTGACTACAGCTATAGCAGTCAATAAATATGCTTGTATAGGATATGAATTAAAAAATACTTTAAGTGATAACGGTTCGGTAACACGCGGAGAGATTAATGTAAATGCAGCGCAGGAGATTGTAAGTATTACTGAACGTAAAGAAATCTATAAAGAAGACGGTAAAGCATTTACCAAAACAGGTGATTCAGTTCAGGAACTTCCACTGGATACTAAAGTAAGTATGAATTTCTTTTGTTTCACACCAGACTTTGTAAACTGGTCTGAACAGGAATATTATAAATTTCTGGACAACAATACCACTGATTTAAAGGCAGAATTCCTTATTCCTGAGGTTGCCGATCTGTTGATTAAATCTGGTGAGGGTGTCGTGAAGATGATTCCTACACAAGCTAAATGGTTTGGGGTGACTTTTAAAGAAGATGCGCCGGTGGTTAAAGCTGCCTTACAAAAGCTTGCGGACGAAGGTGTTTATCCTGCTAATCTTTGGGGATAA
- a CDS encoding class I SAM-dependent methyltransferase — translation MERKITMIDNFSSDAAFDSLYSLRAQQLSSIHWTPIDVAKKAAIHLTGGEGKNILDIGSGVGKFCLVAAQFFPDHIFHGVEQRKALVDEAIIAQNATRITNVNFIHANFNELSMDDYDHIYFYNSFSENLFHYKPIDNLVDCSEAIYNEYLSQFYNLLEEKPSGTRVATFHCSNEYVPSSYKRVQHITGEALKLWIKR, via the coding sequence ATGGAGCGAAAAATAACTATGATTGACAATTTTTCAAGCGATGCAGCATTCGATAGTTTATACTCCCTGAGAGCGCAACAGCTATCTTCTATCCACTGGACTCCTATAGACGTTGCTAAAAAGGCCGCTATACACCTTACTGGAGGAGAAGGAAAGAATATTCTGGATATAGGAAGTGGGGTGGGTAAATTTTGTCTTGTAGCTGCTCAATTTTTTCCAGACCATATTTTTCATGGTGTGGAGCAGAGGAAAGCGTTAGTAGACGAGGCAATTATTGCCCAAAATGCAACAAGGATAACCAATGTAAATTTTATCCACGCTAATTTTAATGAACTTAGCATGGATGATTATGATCATATCTATTTTTATAATTCTTTCAGCGAAAACTTATTCCATTATAAGCCTATTGATAACCTGGTTGATTGTTCCGAAGCTATTTATAATGAATACCTTAGTCAGTTTTACAACTTACTGGAAGAAAAACCTTCAGGTACAAGAGTAGCAACCTTTCATTGCAGCAATGAATATGTGCCTTCTTCTTATAAAAGAGTTCAGCATATTACCGGGGAAGCTCTAAAGCTTTGGATTAAAAGATAA
- a CDS encoding MraY family glycosyltransferase: protein MNLMLILTGFIVLFLAELLYFKIAGRFNIIDQPNHRSSHSNVTLRGGGIIFSIALLLYPLYFGFEYGYFLLGLGIISFISFVDDIKPVSNKIRIAFHLIAVALLFYQLDLFNLSIFWIILALILVIGSINAINFMDGINGITGSYALITLCTLLYVNIYIVEFVTTDLLITSIISVLVFNYFNFRKKAKCFAGDVGSVGIAFIILFFLLLVVIKTEDFSYLLFLLLYGLDTITTIFFRLIRKENIFEAHRSHFYQYWANEKKIPHLAISAIYASAQLAINALIIFWMPHTIFIFFLFLIFTTIIFLVCRFAVEGSTRLIGD, encoded by the coding sequence ATGAATTTAATGTTAATACTTACAGGATTTATTGTACTATTTTTAGCTGAACTGCTCTATTTTAAAATAGCTGGTAGATTTAATATTATTGATCAGCCTAATCATAGAAGTTCACACAGTAATGTTACCTTAAGAGGTGGAGGGATCATTTTTTCTATTGCACTCTTGTTATATCCTCTTTATTTTGGATTTGAATATGGTTATTTCCTTTTAGGTTTAGGTATCATCTCATTTATAAGCTTCGTAGATGATATAAAGCCCGTTAGCAATAAAATAAGGATAGCATTCCATTTGATTGCTGTAGCGCTATTATTTTATCAGCTGGACCTTTTCAATCTTTCTATATTCTGGATAATTCTTGCATTAATACTTGTAATCGGAAGTATTAATGCAATTAATTTTATGGATGGAATTAACGGAATTACAGGCTCCTATGCGTTAATAACACTTTGTACATTACTTTATGTCAATATTTATATTGTAGAATTTGTTACAACTGATCTTTTAATCACATCAATTATCTCAGTTCTTGTATTTAATTATTTCAACTTCAGGAAAAAAGCTAAGTGTTTTGCTGGTGATGTCGGAAGTGTTGGCATAGCCTTCATTATTCTTTTCTTTTTGCTTCTGGTAGTTATTAAAACAGAAGATTTTAGTTATCTACTATTTCTTCTTTTATATGGATTAGATACGATTACTACTATATTTTTTAGGCTGATACGGAAAGAAAATATTTTTGAGGCACATAGAAGCCATTTTTATCAATATTGGGCTAATGAAAAAAAAATACCTCACTTAGCGATCTCTGCGATTTACGCCAGTGCTCAGTTAGCTATAAATGCTTTAATTATATTTTGGATGCCACATACTATTTTTATATTTTTCTTATTTTTAATATTTACTACAATAATTTTCCTGGTATGTAGGTTTGCTGTTGAGGGTTCTACAAGACTAATTGGAGATTAA
- a CDS encoding glycosyltransferase family 2 protein, whose product MQITVFTPTYNRADLLGRLFTSLQKQKFNDFEWIIVDDGSTDSTEEMIGRFLNTERKFKIKYIKQNNKGKHIAINTGAKEAKGELFFIVDSDDYLSDHALAEINREWHHIRDNEKYAGVAPNKCFIGGNSIGNPKYDKIDCSPIDFRYRFHEKGDKAEVIRTSIFKKYPFPETPGELFCPEALFFNRLSAYKLRYFNLDVYFCEYLPGGLTDRIVKLRKDSPVNTCMCYRELCRSNIPFKDKIRAAINFYRFKRYTDSKLESPSESPLINITAKLLSDLIYLILDKKQQ is encoded by the coding sequence ATGCAAATTACTGTATTTACCCCAACTTATAATAGAGCTGACCTTTTAGGCCGCTTATTCACCAGTTTGCAAAAACAAAAATTCAATGATTTTGAGTGGATTATTGTTGATGATGGTAGCACTGATAGTACAGAAGAGATGATCGGACGTTTTCTTAATACGGAACGAAAATTTAAAATAAAGTATATCAAACAAAACAACAAAGGTAAACACATCGCAATTAATACTGGTGCTAAAGAAGCGAAAGGAGAGCTCTTTTTTATTGTTGATAGTGATGATTACCTTTCGGATCATGCTTTAGCTGAAATAAATCGGGAATGGCATCATATTAGAGATAATGAGAAATATGCAGGGGTCGCACCCAATAAATGTTTTATAGGCGGAAATTCTATAGGAAATCCAAAATATGATAAAATTGATTGCAGCCCTATAGATTTTAGATATAGATTTCATGAAAAAGGGGATAAGGCGGAGGTAATTCGTACATCAATTTTTAAAAAATATCCTTTTCCTGAAACTCCTGGGGAATTATTTTGTCCGGAAGCTTTGTTTTTTAATAGACTGAGTGCATATAAACTCAGGTACTTTAATCTGGATGTGTACTTTTGCGAATATTTGCCAGGAGGGTTGACGGACAGAATAGTTAAGCTTCGTAAAGACAGTCCTGTTAATACTTGTATGTGTTATCGTGAACTTTGCAGAAGTAATATCCCATTTAAAGATAAAATAAGAGCTGCTATAAATTTTTACAGGTTTAAAAGATATACTGATTCCAAGTTAGAATCCCCGTCTGAATCCCCGCTAATTAATATAACTGCGAAGCTTTTGTCTGATCTTATTTATTTAATATTGGATAAGAAACAACAATAG
- a CDS encoding right-handed parallel beta-helix repeat-containing protein, with product MSYSKLKLIVAFVLINVSCSFSQQPPVKIYNVKDFGAKGNGIADDYSAIQKCINEALKDQNSRVVFPAGKYKISKGLIAHYLNNNFEMTGEIKNNEYPVISCTALMSVLSIRGYLETQATGTVSISNLNLQGGFGAYHYSASNQFINTNNWFCGLSVTDKKSAKIKNVKVSDIYGQGIYISATKQVGIPLTSRFNDVSILNCKVINCWGYNPKADDYGDGIYIADVSSAVIKNNLVKNDFSITKQLGRCGIVLEFMAEKCTISNNNIFGYDRGIHLEADYGGHLISQNTIWGTDMGIVLFNNNEIRNYPVKIIDNIVSNNGLPKSTTLKRTRDINAISDRSLMNFVAGDNSRAGSLIEGNTFTVSGDFDYFSNSIVNIKADNLIIRKNKYVVKQPQKLKYPILFNNYSNSIPVNDSFQGIGHLQLKKSYSGNKGKIINTNKMNSTPVEFNL from the coding sequence ATGTCTTATTCAAAACTAAAGTTGATTGTTGCGTTTGTTTTAATAAACGTAAGCTGTTCATTTTCTCAACAGCCACCTGTTAAAATCTACAATGTTAAAGATTTTGGAGCGAAAGGAAATGGCATTGCTGATGATTATTCAGCAATACAAAAATGTATTAATGAAGCATTAAAGGACCAAAACTCCAGGGTAGTATTTCCGGCAGGAAAATATAAAATTTCTAAAGGTCTTATTGCACATTATCTGAACAATAATTTTGAAATGACAGGGGAAATTAAGAACAACGAATATCCTGTCATATCATGTACAGCACTGATGTCTGTGTTAAGTATCAGAGGATATTTGGAAACCCAGGCAACTGGTACTGTATCTATCAGTAATTTGAATTTGCAAGGTGGTTTTGGAGCTTATCATTATAGTGCATCCAACCAATTTATTAATACTAATAATTGGTTCTGCGGTTTATCGGTAACGGACAAGAAAAGTGCTAAAATTAAAAATGTTAAAGTCTCTGATATTTATGGACAGGGAATATACATCAGTGCAACTAAACAAGTTGGAATTCCTCTAACCTCAAGATTCAATGATGTTAGCATTCTGAATTGTAAAGTAATCAATTGCTGGGGCTATAATCCTAAGGCTGATGATTATGGAGACGGTATCTATATCGCAGATGTCTCCTCAGCTGTGATCAAAAACAACCTGGTAAAAAATGATTTTAGTATCACCAAACAGTTAGGACGTTGCGGAATCGTTCTCGAATTTATGGCTGAAAAGTGTACAATATCAAATAATAATATTTTCGGCTATGACAGGGGAATACACCTTGAAGCTGATTATGGCGGTCACTTAATTAGTCAGAATACGATCTGGGGAACGGATATGGGAATTGTTTTATTTAACAATAACGAAATCCGCAATTATCCTGTGAAAATTATCGATAATATTGTTTCTAACAATGGTTTGCCCAAATCAACAACTTTAAAAAGAACACGTGATATTAATGCGATAAGTGACAGATCCTTAATGAATTTTGTTGCGGGTGATAATTCACGGGCTGGTAGTCTAATAGAAGGTAATACCTTTACTGTCTCTGGCGATTTTGACTACTTTTCAAACAGTATCGTTAATATAAAAGCTGATAATCTGATTATTAGAAAAAATAAATATGTAGTTAAGCAACCGCAAAAACTAAAGTATCCTATTCTTTTTAATAATTATTCAAATTCAATTCCTGTCAATGATAGTTTTCAAGGTATAGGGCATCTGCAACTTAAAAAAAGCTATTCTGGTAACAAAGGGAAAATTATAAATACAAACAAAATGAATTCAACCCCTGTTGAGTTCAATTTATAA
- a CDS encoding glycosyltransferase: MKSIDILLATYNGSDYLENQILSVIGQTYKNWKLIIHDDGSKDSTLEVIKKYQDIDNRIFLVKDDLVFNDAAANFMHLLKLSTSELIIFCDQDDIWFENKLILLVNGFDNKFEEPMAVFCNGFAYRGDEGIINDKITNVFPKELKEQLFLNGGIQGCSLMFNLALKQKLNVVPQFIAMHDHFITLGAICFGQLKYIDKSLMLYRQFHANKVTANIEFSLIKRFKSEIPVIDRTHYKATESFYQTYKSQLTPGQIQLFEAYLLYPESTLWKRISVVIKNRFKIYNSTLALLLKTITRKPIN, from the coding sequence ATGAAATCAATAGATATATTACTTGCAACGTATAATGGCTCTGACTATTTAGAGAATCAGATATTGTCAGTAATTGGCCAAACATATAAGAACTGGAAACTTATTATTCATGATGACGGATCAAAAGACAGTACACTGGAAGTAATCAAAAAATATCAAGACATCGATAATAGGATTTTTCTTGTAAAAGATGACCTCGTATTTAACGACGCTGCTGCTAATTTTATGCATCTTTTGAAATTATCCACTTCAGAACTGATTATTTTCTGTGATCAGGATGATATATGGTTTGAGAATAAACTTATATTATTGGTTAATGGTTTTGATAACAAATTTGAAGAACCAATGGCAGTTTTTTGTAATGGTTTTGCTTACAGGGGGGATGAAGGAATTATAAATGATAAAATCACCAATGTTTTTCCTAAAGAGCTTAAAGAACAATTGTTTTTAAATGGTGGGATTCAGGGTTGTTCATTGATGTTTAATTTGGCTTTAAAACAAAAACTGAATGTTGTACCTCAATTTATAGCTATGCATGATCACTTCATCACTTTAGGTGCAATATGCTTTGGACAACTTAAATATATTGATAAATCTTTAATGTTATACCGTCAGTTCCATGCTAATAAAGTAACAGCAAATATAGAATTCAGCCTTATAAAAAGATTCAAATCTGAAATTCCGGTTATTGATCGTACACATTATAAAGCAACAGAAAGCTTCTATCAAACTTATAAAAGTCAACTAACTCCAGGTCAGATCCAGTTGTTTGAAGCATATTTGTTATATCCTGAAAGTACATTGTGGAAAAGGATATCTGTTGTAATAAAGAATAGATTCAAGATATATAATAGTACGCTGGCATTGTTATTAAAAACAATCACCCGAAAACCTATCAATTAA
- a CDS encoding glycosyltransferase family 4 protein translates to MIDKKILHVVNISFVLPYFIGDQFDYFMEKGVKFYVACQSSVHLTDYSKQKGFTPIGLNSLREVNIIEDIKAIYMLIRLIKREQIDIVIAHTPKGGLLGMIAAYLAGVKIRVYFRHGLMFETSKGLKRLILKTVERFTGSLATKVVCVSPSVLKISNGDKLSAVKKNILLNKGTCNGIDAIDRFKKESITPEQIEKLRAQYGITAENRIIGYVGRLVNDKGISELLTAWKELIKVESNIKLFLVGPLEERDTLSEDLQFYLKNTPSIIYTGLVGDIAPYYRLIDIFILPSYREGFPTVVLEASAFELPVLTTRATGCIDSILENKTGMFIDLDPADIVNKVRKYLNNPALIKEHGKNGRAFILENFGQHEIWKEIERKVLLSN, encoded by the coding sequence ATGATAGACAAGAAGATTCTGCACGTAGTAAATATATCTTTTGTATTACCATACTTCATTGGTGATCAGTTTGATTATTTTATGGAAAAAGGCGTTAAATTTTATGTGGCCTGTCAATCATCAGTTCATCTTACGGATTATTCAAAACAAAAAGGATTTACACCAATAGGTTTAAATAGTTTAAGAGAAGTAAATATAATCGAAGATATAAAAGCTATTTATATGCTGATTCGGCTTATTAAGCGGGAACAGATTGATATTGTCATTGCACATACTCCAAAAGGTGGGCTATTAGGAATGATAGCTGCCTATTTAGCCGGAGTAAAAATCAGGGTTTATTTTCGTCATGGACTGATGTTTGAGACTTCAAAAGGCTTAAAGCGTTTAATACTAAAGACAGTTGAGCGTTTTACAGGCTCTTTAGCCACAAAGGTAGTGTGTGTAAGTCCTTCGGTTTTAAAGATTTCAAATGGTGATAAACTGAGCGCAGTCAAAAAAAATATTCTTTTAAATAAAGGCACTTGTAATGGAATTGATGCAATAGATAGGTTTAAAAAAGAGAGTATAACACCTGAACAAATAGAGAAACTTAGAGCACAATACGGTATAACAGCTGAAAATCGCATTATTGGTTATGTTGGCAGGTTAGTGAATGACAAGGGGATTAGTGAACTTCTAACTGCCTGGAAAGAATTAATAAAAGTGGAATCAAATATTAAACTTTTTTTAGTTGGTCCTTTAGAAGAAAGAGACACCTTGTCCGAAGATCTTCAATTCTATTTAAAAAACACTCCAAGTATCATTTATACAGGACTGGTTGGAGATATTGCTCCTTACTATCGTTTAATAGATATTTTTATTTTACCGTCCTATCGTGAGGGTTTCCCAACGGTAGTATTAGAAGCTTCGGCTTTTGAATTACCGGTACTCACGACCAGGGCAACAGGATGTATAGATTCAATTCTGGAAAATAAAACCGGAATGTTCATTGATTTGGATCCAGCTGATATAGTTAATAAAGTCAGAAAGTATTTAAATAACCCTGCATTGATAAAGGAACATGGGAAAAATGGACGTGCCTTTATTCTGGAGAATTTTGGACAGCATGAAATCTGGAAAGAGATTGAGCGTAAAGTCCTCTTATCTAATTAA
- a CDS encoding glycosyltransferase, giving the protein MSIKILHIINNLGTGGAEKLLVETLPLYSTLEKELVTDLLLLNGEQTPFRRRLNEIFSGRVISFGNGSVYNPLHIFRLLKYMNEYDIIHVHLFPALYFVSIAKFITRSKVKLVFTEHSTNNKRAESSFFRMIDRIIYKNYAVITAITPEVKAMLIHKLGLRNDVVVVYNGIDAKRLMNAGPLLRTDFFEQEDARILIQVSRFSVQKDQKTLIKALSLLPLSVKLLLVGDGELKSECVHLVSELNLMDRVRFLGVRMDIPELLKTSDIVIQSSVWEGFGLAAVEGMAAGKPVIASDVPGLKEVVDGAGLLFLSANEKDLATQINSLLDNNLFYEQIAGRCLKRSQKFDVKNMVEHIINIYKKCLIQN; this is encoded by the coding sequence ATGAGCATAAAAATCCTTCATATAATAAATAACCTTGGGACTGGCGGAGCTGAGAAGTTGCTGGTAGAAACACTTCCTTTATATTCGACCCTTGAAAAAGAACTTGTTACTGATTTATTATTGTTGAATGGAGAACAAACTCCTTTTAGACGAAGATTAAATGAAATTTTCTCCGGCAGGGTAATTTCATTCGGCAATGGATCGGTATATAATCCATTACATATTTTCAGGCTATTGAAATATATGAATGAATATGACATTATTCATGTACACTTATTCCCCGCACTTTATTTTGTGAGTATTGCTAAATTTATTACACGAAGTAAGGTCAAATTGGTATTTACTGAACATAGTACAAACAATAAACGAGCAGAATCTTCTTTTTTTAGAATGATCGACAGGATAATATATAAAAACTATGCTGTAATTACAGCTATTACACCAGAAGTTAAAGCTATGCTGATACATAAGCTTGGACTTCGAAATGACGTAGTTGTGGTATATAATGGTATTGATGCTAAAAGACTAATGAATGCGGGGCCGCTTCTGAGAACTGATTTTTTTGAACAGGAAGATGCCCGGATTTTAATCCAGGTTTCAAGGTTTAGTGTGCAAAAAGATCAGAAAACATTAATTAAGGCATTATCACTGTTACCTTTGTCTGTAAAGCTTTTACTGGTAGGTGACGGAGAGTTGAAAAGTGAGTGTGTGCATTTAGTTTCTGAATTAAATTTAATGGACAGAGTTAGATTTTTAGGGGTCAGAATGGATATTCCTGAATTGCTGAAGACAAGTGATATTGTTATACAGTCTTCGGTATGGGAAGGTTTTGGATTAGCTGCGGTAGAAGGTATGGCAGCTGGCAAACCCGTCATTGCATCTGATGTTCCCGGTTTAAAAGAAGTCGTAGATGGTGCCGGACTACTTTTTCTAAGTGCAAACGAAAAAGATCTTGCGACGCAGATCAATAGCCTTTTGGATAATAATTTGTTTTATGAGCAGATTGCAGGCCGTTGTTTAAAAAGGTCACAAAAGTTTGATGTGAAAAATATGGTTGAACATATTATTAATATTTATAAAAAATGTCTTATTCAAAACTAA
- a CDS encoding NAD-dependent epimerase/dehydratase family protein codes for MKLTLTGATGFVGVNLKRYLNKILTIQSLSRTELNESNPEMLNGSKAIVHLAGKAHDLKKVSSPDAYYEVNHELTKKLYDSFLKSDASIFIFISSVKAAADKVEGILTENEVPVPETHYGKSKFMAEQYITNQPLPPGKSYFILRPCMIHGEGNKGNLNLLYQIIRKGIPYPLGAFDNKRSFLSVENLCFVIQELILQRDIPSGIYNVADDEPLSTNEVVTILSASLNKKPRLWHIPANLIRFIANVGDKLLLPLNTERLDKLTESYVVSNDKLRKALNKQLPLSSKEGLKITALSFLKS; via the coding sequence ATGAAATTAACACTGACAGGTGCTACCGGGTTTGTAGGAGTAAATTTGAAGCGTTACCTGAATAAGATATTAACTATACAAAGTTTATCAAGGACAGAACTTAATGAGTCAAATCCGGAAATGCTAAATGGTTCGAAGGCTATTGTCCATCTTGCTGGAAAGGCGCATGATTTGAAAAAAGTGTCTTCACCTGACGCTTATTATGAGGTAAACCATGAGTTAACAAAAAAACTTTACGACTCTTTTTTAAAATCCGATGCCAGTATATTCATATTTATCAGTTCTGTCAAAGCAGCCGCTGATAAGGTTGAAGGCATACTAACTGAAAATGAAGTACCAGTTCCTGAAACTCACTATGGGAAGTCTAAGTTTATGGCAGAACAATATATTACTAACCAGCCGCTACCACCGGGAAAGTCATATTTTATTCTTAGACCTTGTATGATACATGGAGAAGGAAATAAAGGGAATCTCAATCTGCTATATCAGATAATAAGAAAGGGAATACCTTATCCACTGGGTGCTTTTGATAATAAACGTTCTTTTTTAAGTGTAGAGAACCTTTGTTTCGTCATTCAGGAACTCATTTTACAGAGAGACATTCCTTCTGGCATTTATAATGTTGCTGATGATGAACCACTTTCGACGAATGAAGTTGTTACTATACTTTCTGCTTCCTTAAATAAAAAACCTAGATTATGGCATATACCTGCTAATTTAATCAGATTTATTGCAAATGTGGGAGATAAGCTACTTCTACCTTTGAATACTGAGCGTTTGGATAAACTTACAGAGAGTTACGTAGTTAGCAATGACAAACTCAGGAAAGCGCTCAATAAACAATTACCACTTTCATCCAAAGAAGGATTGAAGATCACTGCTCTTTCTTTTCTAAAATCTTAG